A genomic stretch from Leptospira johnsonii includes:
- a CDS encoding UbiA-like polyprenyltransferase, with translation MASNTLAAIGKYGRFIKFSHTLFALPFAGIAFVLAILQEPSLSLLVMGQKLFWILVCMVGARSAAMGFNRWADRKIDAKNPRTANREIPSGQISDFMAVVFIVGSSLVFFIGSWFLNPLSFYLSFPTLFLLLTYSYTKRFTFLCHFYLGLTIGLAPLATWIAIREEFSWIAGFWTLGLAFNLAGFDILYALQDREFDKKEGLHSVPVSFGEKNSFIISRTSHILSVSFLATAGWYAGFQGAFWAFLVFVAYLLFKEQKIASENKDGNFPPSFYQIHSWISLVIFLGILAETGPRLVSLFSRF, from the coding sequence ATGGCTTCCAATACTCTTGCCGCTATAGGCAAATACGGTCGTTTTATAAAATTCTCCCATACTTTATTCGCTCTTCCATTTGCAGGTATCGCATTTGTTCTCGCGATCTTACAAGAACCAAGTCTTTCTCTTCTTGTCATGGGCCAAAAATTGTTTTGGATCTTGGTTTGTATGGTAGGTGCAAGAAGTGCCGCTATGGGATTTAATAGATGGGCAGATCGTAAGATTGACGCTAAAAACCCAAGGACCGCAAATAGAGAGATCCCAAGCGGTCAGATCTCCGATTTTATGGCGGTGGTTTTTATCGTTGGGTCTTCTCTTGTTTTTTTTATTGGGAGTTGGTTTTTAAATCCTCTTTCCTTTTATCTTTCCTTCCCTACTCTATTTCTTCTATTAACTTATTCTTATACGAAACGTTTTACGTTTTTATGCCATTTTTATCTAGGGCTAACGATCGGGCTTGCGCCTTTGGCTACTTGGATCGCGATTCGCGAAGAATTTTCCTGGATCGCAGGATTTTGGACCTTAGGACTTGCTTTCAATTTGGCAGGATTTGATATTCTATACGCTTTACAAGATAGAGAATTCGATAAAAAAGAAGGACTACATTCCGTCCCTGTTAGTTTCGGAGAGAAGAACTCGTTTATAATATCAAGAACTTCTCATATTCTTTCCGTTTCTTTCTTAGCGACTGCGGGCTGGTATGCAGGTTTTCAAGGAGCTTTCTGGGCTTTCTTGGTATTTGTAGCATACTTACTGTTTAAAGAGCAAAAAATCGCCTCCGAAAACAAGGACGGAAATTTTCCGCCTAGTTTCTATCAGATCCATTCTTGGATCTCTCTTGTGATCTTTTTGGGAATTCTTGCAGAAACAGGTCCAAGACTCGTTTCCCTATTTTCCAGGTTTTAG
- a CDS encoding lipoyl domain-containing protein codes for MGSKTEDFELITPDLGDTDKIELVRWNFRLGDQINVGAEVCELVTDKASFPMESPINGILARIDREKGSIIKKGEILGMIRRKVSE; via the coding sequence ATGGGATCAAAAACCGAAGATTTCGAACTAATCACTCCCGATTTGGGAGACACCGACAAAATCGAACTAGTTCGATGGAATTTTCGGTTGGGAGATCAAATCAATGTAGGAGCAGAAGTCTGCGAACTAGTCACAGACAAGGCTTCCTTTCCGATGGAATCTCCAATTAACGGAATACTTGCGAGAATCGACAGAGAAAAAGGTTCCATCATCAAAAAAGGAGAAATTTTGGGAATGATCCGGAGGAAAGTTTCCGAGTGA
- a CDS encoding UbiX family flavin prenyltransferase, with protein sequence MSEEKPLRLVLAMAGASGSIYAARFLRALMEIPGETWFVPSPASIRVFREEYEANVQTGEDVLEFVRKKWNPKQTNRFHFRKFEDIGADIASGSNIWDGMVVLPCSMKTVAAIRTGITENLIERAADVSLKERRKLILVPRETPFNRIHLENMLALHDAGAIIAPASPGFYQMPQSLDDLGDFMATRIFRLLGREIDLYPRWNP encoded by the coding sequence ATGAGTGAAGAAAAACCATTAAGACTGGTACTTGCGATGGCTGGGGCAAGTGGCTCCATATATGCTGCCAGATTTTTGAGAGCTCTTATGGAAATTCCTGGGGAGACCTGGTTTGTTCCCAGTCCAGCTTCTATCCGAGTTTTTAGAGAAGAATATGAGGCGAATGTACAAACCGGAGAGGATGTCCTGGAATTTGTACGTAAAAAATGGAATCCTAAACAAACCAATCGTTTTCATTTCAGGAAATTCGAAGATATAGGAGCAGATATAGCCTCTGGTTCTAATATTTGGGATGGAATGGTCGTGCTTCCTTGCTCTATGAAGACTGTTGCTGCGATTAGGACCGGGATCACTGAAAATTTGATTGAAAGAGCGGCTGACGTTTCCTTAAAAGAAAGAAGAAAACTCATCTTGGTGCCGAGAGAAACTCCTTTTAATAGAATTCATTTGGAGAATATGTTGGCTCTTCATGATGCAGGTGCAATCATCGCTCCCGCTTCTCCCGGTTTTTATCAAATGCCCCAGAGCCTGGATGACCTGGGAGATTTTATGGCAACTCGGATTTTTAGATTACTCGGAAGAGAGATAGATCTTTATCCTCGTTGGAATCCTTAG
- a CDS encoding metallophosphoesterase family protein: MKLVHLSDLHFPVVLPFMTLKGKMIPGYMNYTFRRMRKYPISLWDAIVRKIQSLDPDSIIISGDITNISHLKEYEEALKILKPVLGDKTFMVPGNHDRYTNIAAGKKGTDLPYYEKFFSPWMGESVPLQNGYLRIKKIGKLALVGWDSNMPLSVLNAYGYVGEEIVHSTLEYLEKEKLDHYILICHHPIWNPPERQESSGHKMKNREEIAELLKKRPPLAYLHGHVHTNWVKYPGPQKPYYVINSASSTRISDQRHQSGFHLLEWNETQFNIKRFSFSNKEGEFTETQTISYEEKETNGR, encoded by the coding sequence GTGAAATTGGTCCATTTATCGGACCTGCATTTTCCCGTAGTACTTCCTTTCATGACTTTGAAAGGAAAGATGATCCCGGGATATATGAACTATACCTTTCGGCGTATGAGAAAATATCCGATTTCTCTTTGGGATGCCATCGTTAGAAAAATACAGTCTTTAGATCCGGATTCGATCATTATCTCCGGAGATATCACGAACATTTCTCATTTAAAAGAATACGAAGAGGCCTTAAAGATCTTAAAGCCTGTGCTCGGGGACAAAACATTCATGGTCCCGGGAAATCATGATCGTTATACTAATATTGCTGCCGGGAAAAAAGGAACGGATCTACCTTATTACGAAAAATTTTTCTCTCCATGGATGGGGGAGAGTGTTCCTTTGCAAAACGGATATCTTAGGATCAAAAAAATAGGAAAACTCGCGCTCGTCGGCTGGGACTCTAATATGCCACTCTCCGTATTGAACGCGTACGGCTATGTTGGAGAAGAGATAGTACATTCTACATTAGAATATCTGGAAAAAGAAAAACTGGATCATTATATTTTAATCTGCCATCATCCTATATGGAATCCTCCGGAACGCCAGGAAAGCTCCGGTCATAAAATGAAAAATAGGGAAGAGATAGCGGAACTTCTGAAAAAAAGGCCACCTTTAGCCTATTTACACGGTCATGTACATACGAACTGGGTAAAGTATCCTGGTCCCCAAAAACCGTATTACGTGATCAATTCTGCATCCAGCACTAGAATTTCAGACCAAAGGCACCAAAGCGGTTTCCATTTATTAGAATGGAACGAAACGCAATTTAATATTAAAAGATTCTCATTCTCTAATAAAGAAGGGGAATTTACAGAAACGCAAACGATCTCATACGAAGAAAAGGAAACAAATGGCCGGTAA
- a CDS encoding Mrp/NBP35 family ATP-binding protein, with amino-acid sequence MAGKIQPIDIQRELTKIKHPELKKDIVSLGMIGSLEIGEEETNILVKTPSQDRRIQIGLEAQIRQTLSKKEGVGKVKIKFEVDPKMTLDDSNKILGVKKVIAIGSGKGGVGKSTVTVNLAAAAAAMGYKVGVMDADIYGPSIGKMFGVNGKVALKAEEDKIYPLEKDGLKIISFSFLIEEKQPVVWRGPMLGKAVEQFLYDIVWGELDFLFIDLPPGTGDVQLSLAQLIDLDGAILVTTPQTVALLDANRAASMFQQVKVPILGVVENMSEFVCPNCGHSSAIFSQGGGQKLADSADTKFLGGVPLTMDVMNAGEAGKPLVFQEPDGIIAKSYKNILQNLAEEIKKWE; translated from the coding sequence ATGGCCGGTAAAATCCAACCAATCGATATCCAGAGAGAACTCACCAAAATCAAACATCCTGAGCTAAAAAAAGACATCGTCTCTCTCGGAATGATCGGTTCTCTAGAAATCGGAGAAGAAGAAACAAATATCCTAGTCAAAACTCCTAGCCAGGACAGAAGGATACAAATCGGACTAGAAGCGCAGATCCGCCAGACACTTTCTAAAAAAGAAGGAGTCGGAAAAGTAAAGATCAAGTTCGAAGTAGATCCTAAAATGACCTTGGATGATTCCAATAAAATACTTGGAGTCAAAAAAGTAATCGCGATCGGTTCCGGAAAAGGTGGAGTCGGAAAATCTACAGTCACAGTAAACCTAGCCGCTGCTGCAGCTGCAATGGGATACAAAGTGGGCGTGATGGATGCCGATATTTACGGACCTTCTATCGGAAAAATGTTCGGAGTCAACGGCAAGGTCGCACTCAAAGCAGAAGAAGATAAAATTTATCCATTAGAAAAAGACGGACTGAAGATCATCTCTTTCTCTTTTTTAATAGAAGAGAAACAACCGGTAGTATGGCGAGGTCCAATGTTAGGAAAGGCGGTAGAACAATTTTTGTATGATATCGTCTGGGGAGAACTAGACTTTTTATTTATAGATCTTCCGCCAGGAACAGGAGACGTACAATTGTCTCTTGCTCAGCTCATAGATTTAGACGGTGCAATTTTGGTAACCACACCACAAACTGTAGCACTTTTGGATGCAAATAGAGCCGCATCCATGTTCCAACAAGTCAAAGTACCGATACTAGGTGTTGTTGAGAATATGAGTGAATTTGTGTGTCCAAATTGTGGACACTCTTCCGCAATTTTTTCTCAAGGCGGAGGTCAAAAATTAGCTGATTCTGCCGATACAAAATTCCTGGGAGGGGTCCCACTTACTATGGATGTGATGAACGCAGGAGAAGCAGGAAAACCCCTGGTTTTTCAAGAACCTGACGGAATTATCGCAAAATCCTACAAAAACATACTCCAAAACCTGGCCGAAGAGATAAAAAAGTGGGAATAA
- a CDS encoding LIC11612 family fibronectin-binding protein translates to MDYIPKFEIKKLGALIVLAALVLLGPSLQTQSNSSERKDSPIGLVVYCPLQSEKEAPFDFERTLGLWYKRYKQQKIQEGGGAILLVSAPYLPKTSDEIERLKKNLGAEIIFTGHHSVIPKKETAKPSDKKGKKKKVTKRKKKPSSSESKTNPEQPEKLTPKPDDSKPKVETQKPEEQTTETTSKQEEKAPVTKKKVSSKKKSKKKAAKLSAKKQPVIPPGILTVKEEAGLNFVFYSPSPESVQAEEKNPSSWLGDFKTQFSKTFESQIFHFLLAQDPSEKPKEDLNPIAEGLSNFKKDLSDTLPSIVLLSSPRALRFFNGEYSFGCGATPDSLKISVLELFFRNGRLIRINEEVQTLNSKESNKSWILE, encoded by the coding sequence ATGGATTATATCCCAAAATTCGAGATCAAAAAACTAGGTGCGCTGATTGTTTTAGCCGCTTTAGTTCTTTTAGGACCTTCTCTCCAAACTCAGTCTAACTCATCGGAAAGAAAAGATTCTCCGATAGGACTCGTGGTCTACTGTCCTCTGCAGTCGGAGAAAGAAGCTCCGTTTGATTTCGAAAGGACCTTGGGCCTTTGGTATAAAAGATACAAACAACAAAAGATCCAAGAAGGAGGAGGGGCTATTCTACTTGTCTCCGCTCCTTATCTACCTAAAACTTCAGACGAAATAGAAAGACTGAAAAAAAATCTAGGCGCAGAGATCATATTCACAGGTCATCATTCTGTGATTCCTAAAAAGGAAACCGCAAAACCTTCCGACAAAAAAGGCAAAAAGAAGAAGGTCACAAAACGCAAAAAGAAACCTTCTAGTTCAGAATCAAAGACAAATCCAGAACAGCCTGAGAAACTGACTCCAAAGCCGGATGATTCTAAACCAAAAGTAGAAACTCAGAAACCTGAAGAGCAAACTACGGAAACTACCTCTAAACAAGAAGAGAAGGCACCAGTTACTAAAAAGAAAGTTTCTTCAAAGAAAAAATCCAAAAAGAAAGCAGCAAAACTCTCCGCCAAAAAGCAACCTGTGATCCCTCCCGGAATTTTAACAGTAAAGGAAGAAGCTGGACTGAACTTCGTATTTTATTCTCCTTCTCCGGAATCCGTACAAGCTGAGGAAAAAAATCCATCTTCCTGGCTCGGAGACTTTAAGACCCAATTCTCTAAAACTTTCGAGTCTCAGATATTCCACTTTTTACTCGCCCAAGATCCGAGTGAAAAACCAAAAGAAGATCTGAACCCAATCGCAGAAGGACTCTCCAATTTTAAAAAAGACCTTTCGGATACTCTACCTTCTATCGTTCTTCTATCCTCTCCAAGAGCTTTGCGTTTTTTTAATGGAGAGTATAGTTTTGGATGTGGGGCAACCCCCGATTCCTTAAAGATCAGCGTTTTAGAGTTATTTTTTAGAAATGGAAGACTGATCCGGATCAATGAAGAAGTCCAAACCTTAAATTCCAAAGAATCGAATAAATCCTGGATCCTGGAATAA